The Thioalkalivibrio sulfidiphilus HL-EbGr7 genome includes the window GGCGGCCATGCGCGCGTTGACGAGATCAGCCAGGGGGGTGATCCCGTCAGAAACCACCCTCACCCCTCCCCCTGGGGGGGAGAGGTGATTGAGATGGCCCTTGCACATGAGTTCGGCGATCAGCAGCCAGGGGATCATGCCGGAGTCGCAGCAGGCGAAGTCCCTGAAGTAGTGGTGGGCGCTCATCTCGCCACCATAGACAGCATCCTCCAGGCGCATGCGCTCCTTGATGAAGGCGTGCCCCGTCTTACTCATGATGGGCATGCCACCTGCGGCGGTAACCTGCTCGATGGTGTTCCAGGTGAGCCGGGGGTCATGGATGATCATGCCGCCGGGATACTTGGCGAGCATCACCTCCGCCAGCAGGCCCACCAGGTAGTAGCCCTCGATGAACCGGCCCGTGTGGTCGAACAGGAAACAGCGGTCGTAGTCGCCGTCCCAGGCGATGCCCATGTCGGCGCCATGGGCCCGAACAGCATCCGCCGTGACCCCACGATTCTCGGGAAGCAAAGGGTTGGGAATGCCATTGGGGAAATGGCCATCCGGCTCGTGATGGATGCGGGTGATCAGGAAGGGAAGATGTTCCGCGATAGCGTCAAAGGCCGGACCAGCTGCGCCGTTGCCGGCATTGACCACCAGGTGCAGAGGCTTGAGCTCGGTCAGATCGACCAGCGAAAGCACCCGCTTGACATAGCTGCTCATGACATCCAGGGATGTGTCCTGCCCATGACCAGTCGAAGAGGAGAAATCGGCCTCCCGCGCCAGGTGCTCAATGTCTCTCAGCCCGCTGTCGCCGCTGACCGGGATGGCCTCCTCCCGCACCAGCTTCATGCCGTTGTAGTCGATGGGGTTGTGGCTGGCGGTGACCATGATGCCGCCACCCATGCCGGGCAGGGAGGCGGCATGGTAGACGATCTCGGTGCCGCACAGCCCAAGGCTGCGGGTATCCACACCTTCGTCATTGAGACCCCGGGTCACCGCTTCCGCCAGTTCCGCACTGGTCAAGCGCATGTCCTGACCCACCGCCACGGGCCCCGTTGGCTGGATGACCCGGGCGTAGGCACGACCGATCCGATAGGCCAGTTCGGCATTGAGTTCGTCCGGTATACGGCCGCGGATGTCGTAGGCTTTGAAACTGGGTAGGGGCATAGCTAGTTCTTAGAAAGCATGAATCGGGACATGGCGATATTAAGGTTACTTACCACTGACCACTGACAGCCTATGCTGTTTCCTCGCGGGCGTTTCTCAGAAATTCGGCGAAGAAGGCGGCGAAGACGCCCAGCATCAGGCCCAAGAACAGGGATAACGCCAAGATGATGGACTTGCCAGGCCCTTCGGGCTCAAGACTGCGCGCGGGCTGGGTCACGACTCGCGTATCCCGGGCGGCATTGAGTCTGGCCTCCACCGCGCGCACGGTCTGACGCTGCGCCTCCGTCGACCTTTCCCAGTCAATGCGGAAGCGTTCCAGTTCAGACTCCCTGGCCTCAATCTCCGTTTTCATGTTCGACTGAGCCCGCAGAATGTCGTCCAGTCGCTTCTGAAGTTCATCGAATTCATTGGGCAGGCCGATGTGCAGCCTTTCGTCCAGGGTCGCAAGGCGATTGCGGTTCTGCTGGATGTCGCTGTCGATCATGAGCAAGGTCATGGCATTCGCGGGGTCGCCAACATTGGCGACCGCCGCACGCCTCGTTTCAGATGCCACCTCGATAGAATGCCGAATCTCCTTGATCTGCTGTTCCAGCAGTCTTTGCATATCATCCAAGCGCTTGATGCGTGACTCCACCAGTTCCTGTTGCTGGAGGAGTTCACTCAGCTCTAGCTTGGTTCTTTCAATGGCCCGTACACGTTCCAATTCCTGAATACGGAACATGCGCTCATCCTCATACTTCGCAAGTTCCAACCGGGCCTGCTCAAGACGGGAATCGAGTTGCTGGCGCTGAATATCCAACAGATAGCGATGATCCTCGATCAGTTGATTACTGGCGTAGTTGAGCACACGGAGGATTGACTCTCCCTCATCCAGCGTTCCCTTGACCTCGATCACAACCAGATTGCTACCCCTTGGGTTGCGAGCCGTGACACGCAGTCTGGATTCTTCGTGGCCTTCATCCATGTAGCGACGAAGCGCCTCAGGAATATAGCCATCCTGAAGCTTGGACAGGGCATTCTCGACCGTATCGAGGGACGCCAACTCTCTGGAGCCTGCCTCGGTTGGATAATGACCGATTTCGATAGTGCTGCCGAAAACGTACGTATCGGGCTTGACTATCAAAAACATAAT containing:
- a CDS encoding phosphomannomutase/phosphoglucomutase, with the protein product MPLPSFKAYDIRGRIPDELNAELAYRIGRAYARVIQPTGPVAVGQDMRLTSAELAEAVTRGLNDEGVDTRSLGLCGTEIVYHAASLPGMGGGIMVTASHNPIDYNGMKLVREEAIPVSGDSGLRDIEHLAREADFSSSTGHGQDTSLDVMSSYVKRVLSLVDLTELKPLHLVVNAGNGAAGPAFDAIAEHLPFLITRIHHEPDGHFPNGIPNPLLPENRGVTADAVRAHGADMGIAWDGDYDRCFLFDHTGRFIEGYYLVGLLAEVMLAKYPGGMIIHDPRLTWNTIEQVTAAGGMPIMSKTGHAFIKERMRLEDAVYGGEMSAHHYFRDFACCDSGMIPWLLIAELMCKGHLNHLSPPGGGVRVVSDGITPLADLVNARMAAYPCSGEINFLVGSVPDTIARIEAHFTPKQPSIDRTDGLSMEFSTWRFNLRGSNTEPVIRLNVETRGDEGLMREKTQELSRLIGG